A stretch of Bradyrhizobium diazoefficiens DNA encodes these proteins:
- a CDS encoding ParB/RepB/Spo0J family partition protein encodes MADEARSRLGRGLASLIGDVGGEAQHVDRPRAQRKVPIEFIKANPRNPRRTFSDTELKELSESIRQHGVIQPIVVRPVKGAQDRFEIIAGERRWRASQMAGLHEVPIVPVDISDSDALEFAIVENVQREDLNPMEEAQGYHALANEFKRSQDDIAKVVGKSRSHVANMMRLTKLPAEVQAFIATGELTAGHARALIGVPDPLAAAKRIVEEGLNVRQTEALAHEEGVPERKPQKARATGGKEKDPDTIDLEKRVSDALGLKVTVSHRDPGGSVQINYRNLDQLDEVMKRLAKGVL; translated from the coding sequence ATGGCCGACGAAGCACGTTCGCGACTGGGCCGGGGTCTTGCGAGTCTGATCGGTGACGTCGGCGGCGAGGCTCAGCACGTCGATCGTCCGCGCGCGCAGCGCAAGGTGCCGATCGAATTCATCAAGGCCAATCCGCGCAACCCGCGCCGCACCTTTTCGGACACCGAGCTCAAGGAGCTCTCCGAGAGCATCAGGCAGCACGGCGTGATTCAGCCGATCGTGGTGCGCCCGGTCAAGGGCGCGCAGGACCGCTTCGAGATCATTGCCGGCGAGCGGCGTTGGCGCGCCTCGCAAATGGCAGGCCTGCACGAAGTGCCGATCGTGCCGGTCGACATCAGCGACAGCGATGCGCTGGAATTCGCGATCGTCGAGAACGTGCAGCGCGAAGACCTCAACCCGATGGAAGAGGCGCAGGGCTATCACGCACTCGCCAACGAGTTCAAACGCAGCCAGGACGACATCGCAAAAGTCGTCGGCAAGAGCCGCAGCCACGTTGCGAACATGATGCGGCTGACGAAGCTGCCGGCCGAGGTGCAGGCCTTCATCGCGACCGGCGAGCTGACCGCCGGTCACGCCCGCGCGCTGATCGGCGTGCCCGATCCGCTTGCCGCCGCCAAGCGTATCGTCGAGGAGGGCCTCAACGTCCGTCAGACTGAGGCGCTCGCGCATGAAGAGGGCGTGCCGGAGCGCAAGCCGCAAAAGGCGCGCGCCACCGGGGGTAAGGAAAAGGACCCCGACACGATCGATCTCGAAAAGCGCGTTAGCGATGCGCTCGGACTGAAGGTTACGGTCAGCCACCGCGATCCCGGCGGCTCGGTCCAGATCAACTACCGCAACCTCGATCAGCTCGACGAGGTGATGAAGCGGCTGGCGAAGGGCGTGCTTTAA
- a CDS encoding ParA family protein, with the protein MTVIDEPQREQADQEKAEVPHGHPRILALANQKGGVGKTTTAINLGTALAAIGERVLIVDLDPQGNASTGLGIDRRNRSCSTYDVLIGEAALREAVVSTAVPRLHIAPSTMDLSGLELELGTTPGRAFKLRDAIASLNNNVSPDADYTYVLIDCPPSLNLLTVNAMAASDAILVPLQCEFFALEGLSQLLQTVEQVRSTLNPNLSIHGIVLTMFDSRNNLSNQVVADVRQFMGEKVYKTMIPRNVRISEAPSYGKPVLVYDLKCVGSEAYLRLATEVIQRERELRVTH; encoded by the coding sequence ATGACCGTGATTGACGAGCCGCAGCGAGAGCAGGCCGACCAAGAAAAGGCTGAAGTCCCGCATGGTCACCCGCGCATCCTGGCGCTGGCGAATCAGAAGGGCGGGGTGGGAAAAACAACCACAGCGATTAATCTTGGAACGGCACTCGCCGCGATTGGCGAGCGTGTCCTGATCGTCGATCTCGATCCCCAGGGCAATGCCTCGACCGGCCTCGGCATCGATCGCCGCAACCGCTCCTGCTCGACCTATGACGTGCTGATCGGCGAAGCCGCCTTGCGCGAAGCGGTGGTCTCGACCGCAGTGCCGCGGCTCCACATCGCGCCCTCGACCATGGATCTCTCCGGCCTCGAGCTCGAGCTCGGCACCACGCCGGGCCGCGCCTTCAAGCTGCGCGATGCGATCGCCTCGCTCAACAACAACGTCTCGCCGGATGCCGACTACACCTATGTCCTGATCGACTGTCCGCCTTCGCTGAACCTGCTCACGGTGAATGCGATGGCGGCGTCGGATGCGATCCTGGTGCCGCTGCAATGCGAGTTCTTCGCGCTCGAAGGTCTATCGCAATTGCTGCAGACGGTGGAGCAGGTGCGTTCGACGCTCAATCCGAACCTGTCGATTCACGGCATCGTGCTGACCATGTTCGACTCGCGCAACAACCTCTCGAACCAGGTCGTCGCCGACGTCCGCCAGTTCATGGGCGAGAAGGTCTACAAGACCATGATCCCGCGCAACGTGCGCATTTCGGAAGCGCCGTCCTACGGCAAGCCGGTGCTGGTTTACGATCTCAAATGCGTCGGCAGCGAAGCCTATTTGCGCCTGGCCACCGAAGTGATTCAACGTGAGCGCGAGCTGCGCGTCACGCATTGA
- a CDS encoding YggS family pyridoxal phosphate-dependent enzyme, with protein MTEANAAPVTGHSPNGLAAVEAEIVRACKDARRDRASVTLIAVSKTFAAAAIIPVIGAGQRVFGENRVQEAKGKWPELTAAYPDIALHLIGPLQSNKAKEAVALFDAIHSVDRPSICQALAKEIESQNKHPQLFVQINTGEEPQKAGIAPGEADAFLASCRDTYGLTISGLMCIPPVDEPPAAHFALTAKIAARNGLQNLSMGMSADYTTAIMLGATHVRVGSAIFGHR; from the coding sequence ATGACAGAAGCCAACGCCGCGCCGGTAACCGGCCATTCACCAAACGGGCTCGCCGCCGTCGAGGCGGAAATCGTGCGCGCCTGCAAGGATGCACGGCGCGATCGCGCCTCCGTGACGCTGATCGCGGTATCCAAGACGTTTGCGGCGGCAGCAATTATCCCGGTAATCGGGGCCGGACAGCGCGTGTTCGGCGAGAATCGCGTGCAGGAGGCCAAAGGCAAGTGGCCTGAGTTAACGGCTGCTTACCCGGATATCGCGCTGCATCTGATCGGGCCGCTGCAATCCAACAAGGCTAAAGAGGCGGTGGCGCTGTTCGATGCCATCCATTCGGTCGACCGTCCGAGCATTTGCCAGGCGTTAGCCAAAGAAATCGAATCCCAGAACAAGCACCCGCAACTCTTCGTTCAGATCAACACCGGCGAGGAGCCGCAGAAGGCCGGCATCGCACCCGGCGAGGCCGACGCCTTCCTCGCGAGCTGTCGCGACACCTATGGGCTGACGATCTCCGGCCTGATGTGCATCCCGCCGGTGGACGAGCCGCCGGCGGCTCATTTCGCGCTGACCGCCAAGATCGCCGCGCGCAACGGATTGCAGAACCTCTCGATGGGCATGAGCGCGGATTATACGACCGCCATCATGCTCGGCGCCACCCATGTGCGCGTGGGCAGCGCGATCTTCGGGCACAGGTAG
- the holA gene encoding DNA polymerase III subunit delta, which produces MVALRGKEIDAFLARPDPGRSIILLYGPDAGLVRERVDALIASAVDDPNDPFSLVKLDGDELSAEPSRLVDEAMTVPLFGSRRAIRIRAGSRSFASGIDTLAEMSVKDCRIVIEAGELRPESPLRKACERAKTAVAIGCYPDTERDLAKLMEDELRTANLRIAQDARAALMSFLGGDRQASRNELRKLTLYAHGKGEITLDDVMSVVADASELKLDPIVDGAFAGRPDIVETEFAKAMIAGTYPGVIISTAQRQAAWLHKSALAIADGTPASTVLDGGFPRLHFSRKPAVETALRNFSVARLAAIIEQLATAALDTRRQSTLAAAIAQRTLMAIAANAKRRG; this is translated from the coding sequence ATGGTCGCGCTGCGCGGAAAAGAGATCGATGCCTTCCTCGCGCGCCCCGACCCAGGCCGTTCGATCATCCTGCTCTATGGTCCCGATGCCGGCCTCGTGCGCGAGCGCGTTGACGCGCTGATTGCGTCCGCCGTCGACGACCCCAACGATCCCTTTTCGCTGGTGAAACTCGACGGCGACGAGCTCTCCGCCGAGCCGTCGCGCCTGGTCGACGAAGCCATGACCGTGCCGCTGTTCGGCAGCCGCCGCGCCATTCGCATCCGCGCCGGCTCGCGCAGCTTTGCCAGCGGCATCGACACGCTGGCCGAGATGTCGGTGAAGGATTGCCGCATCGTGATCGAGGCCGGCGAGCTCCGCCCCGAATCGCCGCTACGCAAAGCCTGCGAGCGCGCCAAGACGGCTGTGGCGATTGGCTGCTATCCCGACACCGAGCGCGATCTTGCCAAGCTGATGGAAGACGAGCTGCGCACCGCGAACCTGCGCATCGCGCAGGACGCCCGCGCCGCGCTGATGTCGTTCCTCGGCGGCGATCGCCAAGCTTCGCGCAACGAGCTGCGCAAGCTCACGCTCTACGCCCATGGCAAAGGTGAGATCACACTCGATGACGTGATGTCGGTCGTTGCCGATGCGTCCGAACTGAAGCTCGACCCGATCGTCGACGGCGCCTTCGCCGGCCGGCCCGACATCGTCGAGACCGAATTCGCAAAGGCCATGATCGCCGGCACCTACCCCGGCGTGATCATCTCAACCGCGCAGCGCCAGGCCGCCTGGCTGCACAAATCCGCGCTCGCCATCGCCGACGGCACGCCGGCGTCCACCGTGCTCGATGGCGGATTTCCGCGGCTGCATTTTTCGCGAAAGCCCGCGGTCGAAACCGCGCTCCGCAATTTTAGCGTGGCACGGCTTGCCGCCATCATCGAGCAGCTTGCGACCGCCGCACTCGACACCCGCAGGCAATCCACCCTCGCCGCCGCCATCGCCCAGCGCACGCTGATGGCGATCGCCGCGAATGCGAAGCGGCGGGGGTGA
- a CDS encoding LPS assembly lipoprotein LptE, with translation MLSARIRIAARLLAVAALAALTAGCFQPMYAEHTDGTPGLREKLMGVDLPPIAKANASREARVGVEVRNALAFKLYGTATGMPPTHRLEIRFNTSKSSLIVDPNTGLPSSENYGIDCQYNLIEVVSGKSVMTGTTFSRVSYDMPGSYQRFSRNRAIRDAEDRAANEIAENISTRLAAFFTAGT, from the coding sequence ATGTTGTCGGCTAGGATCCGTATCGCAGCCCGCTTGCTGGCAGTGGCCGCATTGGCGGCGCTGACGGCCGGCTGCTTCCAGCCGATGTATGCCGAGCATACCGACGGCACCCCCGGCTTGCGTGAAAAGCTGATGGGGGTCGACCTTCCGCCGATCGCCAAGGCGAACGCCTCGCGCGAGGCCCGGGTTGGCGTGGAAGTCCGCAATGCGCTGGCCTTCAAACTGTACGGCACAGCCACCGGCATGCCACCAACCCACCGCCTGGAAATCCGCTTCAATACCAGCAAGTCGTCGCTGATCGTCGATCCCAACACCGGCCTGCCGAGCAGTGAAAACTACGGTATCGATTGCCAGTACAATCTGATCGAGGTCGTGAGCGGCAAGTCGGTCATGACCGGCACCACGTTCTCGCGCGTATCCTACGACATGCCGGGCTCCTATCAGCGCTTCTCCCGCAACCGCGCGATACGTGACGCCGAGGATCGTGCGGCCAACGAGATTGCCGAGAACATCTCGACCCGGCTCGCCGCATTCTTCACCGCCGGCACGTAG
- a CDS encoding GGDEF domain-containing protein — MAAQRVPATPDNFNVWFVYSMGVPSDLQRAIDILIGNKRKFDATINRDLFSTYVAAPDGSAAALVSQQLHAVMDTAQVFLATAIADNHAQIRAIHDVADQGQSGSDPKVLVQRLMNELAKAASRAAKLEAGFAEKTQELESIRETLSKSEERARTDTLTGLPNRRALDEFFRKTQIAAMEQGEPLSLLMLDIDHFKRFNDSFGHGVGDQVLRLMAQVLRDKLREVDLPARYGGEELIAVLPGADLAAATVIAERIRRSIAECQITRRSTGEILPSITVSVGAAQFQPGEAMNDLVERCDRALYLAKRSGRNRVVAESELDRDIAAV; from the coding sequence ATGGCAGCCCAGCGCGTGCCCGCGACACCGGACAATTTCAACGTCTGGTTCGTCTATTCGATGGGGGTTCCAAGCGATTTGCAGCGGGCCATCGATATCCTGATCGGCAACAAGCGCAAGTTCGATGCGACCATCAATCGGGACCTGTTTTCGACCTATGTGGCTGCGCCTGATGGCTCGGCGGCGGCCCTTGTCTCCCAGCAGCTGCACGCGGTCATGGACACCGCCCAAGTCTTCCTGGCAACCGCCATTGCCGACAATCATGCCCAGATACGGGCGATCCATGATGTCGCCGATCAGGGCCAGTCCGGCTCCGATCCGAAGGTGCTCGTTCAGCGATTGATGAACGAGCTTGCCAAGGCGGCCAGCCGCGCCGCGAAGCTCGAAGCCGGCTTCGCCGAGAAGACGCAGGAGCTCGAGTCGATACGGGAAACCTTGAGCAAATCGGAGGAACGCGCCAGGACCGATACGCTGACCGGCCTGCCCAATCGCCGCGCGCTCGACGAGTTCTTCCGCAAGACGCAGATCGCCGCCATGGAGCAGGGCGAGCCGCTCAGCCTTCTGATGCTGGACATCGATCACTTCAAGAGATTCAACGACAGCTTCGGCCATGGCGTCGGCGACCAGGTGTTGCGCCTGATGGCGCAGGTGCTGCGCGACAAGCTTCGCGAGGTCGATCTGCCGGCCCGCTACGGCGGCGAGGAGCTGATCGCCGTGCTGCCTGGTGCCGATCTCGCCGCAGCAACGGTCATCGCCGAGCGCATCCGCCGCTCCATCGCCGAGTGCCAGATCACCCGTCGGTCGACCGGCGAGATTCTTCCGTCCATCACGGTCTCAGTCGGAGCGGCGCAGTTTCAGCCGGGAGAGGCCATGAACGATCTCGTCGAACGCTGCGATCGGGCGCTCTACCTTGCGAAGCGAAGCGGCCGCAACCGCGTGGTCGCCGAGAGCGAGCTCGATCGCGACATCGCTGCGGTCTAG
- the rsmG gene encoding 16S rRNA (guanine(527)-N(7))-methyltransferase RsmG, which translates to MKQRGSGGDRPLSRRPGAGEGGDRRSEPTPTPARPKIDKASANDQALDSVIAADKREALKLAPVSHETEVRLDRYIALLREWQAKTNLVAPSTLPQLWTRHIADSLQLVDLAPTAKRWADLGSGGGFPGVVLACVLAGSPDASVHLVERIAKKAAFLREAIRITTSPGVVHLAEIGDNVDRITGPVDCVTARALAPLHQLIGFAEPLMRPGVKALFPKGQDVEAELTEAAKYWNIQPQLHRSRTGDGWIVELTSVERRR; encoded by the coding sequence GTGAAACAGCGCGGATCGGGCGGGGACAGACCACTATCGCGACGACCCGGCGCGGGTGAGGGAGGGGATCGTCGCTCCGAACCGACGCCGACGCCGGCCAGACCGAAGATCGACAAGGCCAGCGCCAACGATCAGGCGCTCGACTCCGTCATCGCCGCCGACAAGCGCGAGGCACTGAAGCTCGCGCCCGTTTCACATGAAACGGAGGTCAGACTCGATCGCTATATCGCGCTGCTGCGGGAGTGGCAGGCCAAGACCAATCTGGTTGCGCCCTCGACCTTGCCGCAGCTCTGGACCCGACACATCGCCGACTCGCTCCAGCTCGTCGATCTCGCGCCGACCGCAAAGCGCTGGGCCGACCTCGGCAGCGGCGGCGGCTTTCCGGGCGTCGTCCTGGCCTGCGTCCTGGCCGGCTCGCCGGACGCGAGCGTCCATCTCGTCGAGCGAATCGCCAAGAAGGCCGCCTTTTTGCGCGAAGCGATCCGCATCACCACATCTCCGGGAGTCGTACATCTCGCTGAGATCGGGGATAATGTGGATAGAATCACCGGCCCAGTCGATTGCGTCACCGCGCGCGCGCTGGCTCCGCTACATCAACTCATCGGCTTTGCGGAGCCGCTAATGCGCCCAGGCGTAAAAGCGTTATTTCCAAAGGGTCAAGATGTAGAGGCTGAATTGACCGAAGCCGCTAAATATTGGAATATTCAGCCGCAGCTCCACCGAAGCCGCACAGGGGACGGTTGGATTGTGGAGCTGACGTCCGTCGAGCGGCGCAGGTGA
- the leuS gene encoding leucine--tRNA ligase, with protein sequence MTSERYNARDAEPRWQRQWDEQAIFVSKNDDSRPKYYVLEMFPYPSGRIHIGHVRNYTLGDVLARFMRAKGFNVLHPMGWDAFGLPAENAAIERKVAPKAWTYDNIAAMKKQLRSIGLSLDWSREFATCDPSYYKHQQKMFLDMLGAGLAEREKRKLNWDPVDMTVLANEQVIDGRGWRSGAVVEQREMSQWVFKITKYAQELLDALDTLDRWPDKVRLMQRNWIGRSEGLLVRFALDPATTPAGESELKIFTTRPDTLFGAKFMAISSDHPLAQAAAAKNPKLAQFIADIKKIGTAQEIIDTAEKQGFDTGIRAVHPFDPSWKLPVYVANFVLMEYGTGAIFGCPAHDQRDLDFVNKYSLGVTPVVCPEGQDPKTFVITDTAYDGDGRMINSRFLDGMTIGQAKEEVAKRLESELRGNAPVAERQVNFRLRDWGISRQRYWGCPIPVIHCPKCDVVPVPDADLPVVLPEDVSFDRPGNALDHHPTWKHVNCPKCGGKAQRETDTMDTFVDSSWYFARFTDPWNENAPTTPAVANRMLPVDQYIGGVEHAILHLLYSRFFTRAMKATGHIALDEPFAGMFTQGMVVHETYQKADGTWVQPAEVKIEVGGNGRRATLLSTGEDIQIGAIEKMSKSKKNTVDPDDIIATYGADVARWFMLSDSPPDRDVIWSDERVQGASRFVQRLWRLVNDAEELCKELGKSAPAARPASFGPDATALRKAAHGALDKVTTGVERLHFNVCLAHIREFTNTFSELIQRSGQPSPDLAWAIREASQILVQLFSPMMPHLAEECWQVLGQPGLVSEAHWPQIERDLLVEDSVTLVVQVNGKKRGEVTVATAAQNPEIEAAALALDAVKLALDGKPVRKVIIVPKRIVNVVG encoded by the coding sequence ATGACCTCCGAACGCTACAACGCCCGCGACGCCGAACCGCGTTGGCAACGCCAATGGGACGAACAGGCGATCTTCGTCTCCAAGAACGACGATTCGCGGCCGAAATATTATGTGCTGGAGATGTTCCCCTACCCATCCGGGCGCATCCATATCGGCCATGTCCGCAATTACACGCTCGGCGACGTGCTCGCCCGCTTCATGCGCGCCAAGGGCTTCAACGTGCTGCATCCGATGGGCTGGGACGCCTTCGGCCTGCCGGCCGAGAACGCCGCCATCGAGCGCAAGGTCGCGCCGAAAGCCTGGACCTACGACAACATCGCGGCGATGAAGAAGCAGCTCCGCTCGATCGGGCTGTCGCTGGACTGGTCACGCGAATTCGCGACCTGCGACCCCAGCTATTACAAGCATCAGCAGAAGATGTTCCTGGACATGCTCGGCGCAGGCCTCGCCGAGCGCGAGAAGCGCAAGCTGAACTGGGACCCTGTCGACATGACCGTGCTCGCCAATGAGCAGGTGATCGACGGTCGCGGCTGGCGCTCGGGCGCCGTTGTCGAGCAGCGCGAAATGAGCCAGTGGGTCTTCAAGATCACGAAGTACGCGCAGGAGCTGCTGGACGCGCTGGATACGCTCGACCGCTGGCCGGACAAGGTCCGGCTGATGCAGCGCAACTGGATCGGCCGCTCCGAGGGCCTGTTGGTCCGCTTCGCGCTGGATCCGGCGACCACGCCGGCCGGCGAAAGCGAGCTGAAGATTTTCACGACGCGGCCCGACACGCTGTTCGGCGCGAAATTCATGGCGATCTCGTCGGATCATCCGCTGGCGCAAGCAGCCGCCGCGAAGAATCCGAAGCTCGCGCAGTTCATCGCCGACATCAAGAAGATCGGCACCGCGCAGGAGATCATCGACACCGCCGAGAAGCAGGGTTTTGACACCGGCATCCGCGCGGTTCATCCGTTCGATCCCTCCTGGAAGCTGCCGGTCTATGTCGCTAATTTCGTGCTGATGGAATACGGCACCGGCGCGATCTTCGGCTGCCCCGCGCACGACCAGCGCGACCTCGATTTCGTCAACAAGTACAGCCTTGGCGTCACTCCGGTGGTTTGCCCCGAGGGCCAAGACCCCAAGACGTTCGTCATCACCGACACCGCCTATGACGGTGACGGCCGCATGATCAATTCCCGCTTCCTCGACGGCATGACCATCGGTCAGGCCAAGGAAGAAGTGGCGAAGCGTCTCGAAAGTGAACTGCGTGGCAATGCGCCGGTCGCCGAACGCCAGGTCAATTTCCGTCTGCGCGATTGGGGCATTTCGCGCCAGCGGTATTGGGGCTGCCCGATTCCGGTGATTCATTGCCCCAAGTGCGACGTGGTACCGGTGCCGGATGCCGACCTGCCGGTGGTGCTGCCGGAAGATGTGAGCTTCGACAGACCGGGCAACGCGCTCGACCATCACCCGACCTGGAAGCACGTCAACTGCCCGAAATGCGGCGGCAAGGCGCAGCGCGAAACCGACACCATGGACACGTTCGTGGATTCGTCCTGGTACTTCGCGCGCTTCACCGATCCCTGGAACGAGAACGCGCCGACGACGCCCGCGGTCGCCAACCGGATGCTGCCGGTCGACCAGTATATCGGCGGCGTCGAGCACGCGATCCTGCATCTGCTCTACAGCCGCTTCTTCACCCGCGCGATGAAGGCGACCGGGCACATCGCACTGGACGAGCCGTTTGCCGGCATGTTCACGCAAGGCATGGTGGTGCACGAGACCTACCAGAAGGCCGACGGCACCTGGGTGCAGCCGGCCGAGGTCAAGATCGAGGTCGGCGGCAACGGCCGCCGCGCGACGCTGCTCAGCACAGGCGAGGACATCCAGATCGGCGCGATCGAGAAGATGTCGAAGTCGAAGAAGAACACGGTCGACCCCGACGACATCATCGCGACCTATGGCGCCGACGTCGCCCGCTGGTTCATGCTGTCGGACTCGCCGCCCGACCGCGACGTGATCTGGAGCGACGAACGCGTCCAGGGCGCCTCCCGCTTCGTGCAGCGGCTATGGCGGCTGGTGAACGATGCCGAAGAACTCTGCAAGGAACTTGGCAAGAGTGCTCCCGCGGCCCGGCCGGCCTCGTTCGGTCCGGATGCCACCGCCTTGCGCAAGGCCGCCCACGGCGCACTCGACAAGGTCACGACCGGCGTCGAGCGGCTGCACTTCAACGTCTGCCTCGCCCATATCCGTGAATTCACGAATACATTTTCGGAGCTGATTCAGCGCTCCGGTCAGCCGTCCCCCGATTTGGCTTGGGCGATCCGGGAGGCCAGCCAGATCCTGGTCCAGCTGTTCTCCCCGATGATGCCGCACCTGGCCGAGGAGTGCTGGCAGGTTCTCGGCCAGCCCGGGCTGGTTTCCGAGGCCCATTGGCCGCAAATCGAACGCGATTTGCTGGTTGAAGACAGCGTGACCCTGGTGGTTCAGGTCAACGGCAAGAAGCGGGGTGAGGTCACGGTTGCAACAGCGGCCCAGAATCCGGAAATCGAGGCTGCCGCTTTGGCTCTCGATGCTGTAAAACTGGCCCTGGACGGCAAGCCCGTCCGCAAGGTGATCATCGTCCCCAAGAGGATCGTGAATGTTGTCGGCTAG
- a CDS encoding diguanylate cyclase domain-containing protein produces MANVSFNRKRAKLKQVLGIRARLALLAVILVAPLMLERIRSLEDTRTKQIAQATTEFTTVARHSADAQREVISSVETILKSEAFIRASAGGVSKSCDVLRASLPTSLPWIRTLLIAGQDGRIQCATNNMYVGLDLSDRPYFQQAQETGRFVLSDFILSRPVQSPTVMAVYPVSAFSGVADAVVMATVNLDWMSKVMNNLGGRAGITAVLVDSAGTVLAAPADQHSAVGRPLDNMPLMSAIADMALRSDQDEGSLSFLAADGSRRAVSFIRIAGTNARLIASIDEDKVSAAVSRDIRTAYLQLAFVVMFVLLGALIAAEKLVIKPIEMLADMAKRLGEGDLSARAARNRLPSEFVPLARAFNAMAAQLSQRERELIASNDRLTVMASIDMLSGLANRRGFQSRLDFEWMRAQQYGSELALLMIDVDHFKLFNDTYGHLEGDSCLTRLGESLSGIAADTMGFAARYGGEEFCLLLPNTDVMRAVGIGEQVRAAVLKLCLPHITSAHMIVTVSIGVAATRPNESLRPGDLIEAADAALYAAKHRGRNTVVEHGIVRIEDGAGEIAMAG; encoded by the coding sequence ATGGCAAACGTCAGTTTCAACCGCAAACGAGCAAAACTCAAGCAGGTCCTGGGGATCAGGGCGCGGCTTGCGTTGCTCGCGGTGATTCTTGTCGCGCCCTTGATGCTCGAACGCATCCGTTCGCTCGAAGACACCCGCACCAAACAGATTGCACAGGCCACCACCGAGTTCACCACCGTCGCGAGGCATAGCGCCGATGCACAGCGCGAGGTGATCTCGTCGGTCGAGACCATCCTGAAATCGGAAGCCTTCATCCGCGCCTCTGCCGGCGGCGTCAGCAAGAGCTGCGACGTGCTGCGCGCGAGCCTGCCGACGAGCCTGCCCTGGATCCGCACGCTGCTGATCGCCGGCCAGGACGGCCGCATCCAGTGCGCGACCAACAACATGTATGTCGGCCTCGACCTCTCTGACCGACCTTACTTCCAACAGGCGCAGGAGACCGGCCGCTTCGTGCTGTCCGACTTCATCCTGTCGCGGCCCGTGCAGTCGCCGACCGTGATGGCGGTCTATCCCGTCTCCGCGTTCAGCGGCGTCGCCGACGCCGTCGTGATGGCAACCGTCAACCTCGACTGGATGTCGAAGGTGATGAACAATCTGGGCGGCCGCGCCGGCATCACGGCGGTGCTGGTCGACAGCGCCGGCACCGTGCTGGCCGCACCCGCCGATCAGCACAGCGCGGTCGGACGTCCGCTCGACAACATGCCGCTGATGTCGGCGATCGCCGACATGGCCTTGCGCTCGGACCAGGACGAAGGCTCCCTGTCCTTCCTCGCCGCCGACGGATCGCGGCGCGCGGTCAGCTTCATCCGCATCGCCGGTACCAACGCGCGCCTGATCGCCAGCATCGACGAAGACAAGGTGTCCGCCGCGGTGAGCCGCGATATCCGCACTGCCTATCTCCAGCTGGCTTTCGTCGTCATGTTCGTGCTGCTGGGCGCGCTGATCGCCGCCGAAAAACTCGTGATCAAGCCGATCGAGATGCTCGCGGACATGGCCAAGCGCCTCGGCGAGGGCGATTTGTCGGCCCGCGCGGCGCGCAACCGGCTGCCGTCCGAATTCGTGCCGCTGGCGCGCGCGTTCAACGCGATGGCCGCCCAGCTCAGCCAGCGCGAGCGCGAGCTGATCGCGAGCAATGACCGGCTGACCGTGATGGCCTCGATCGACATGCTGTCGGGGCTCGCCAACCGCCGCGGCTTCCAGAGCCGGCTCGACTTCGAATGGATGCGCGCCCAGCAATATGGCAGCGAGCTCGCGCTGCTGATGATCGACGTCGACCATTTCAAGCTCTTCAACGACACCTACGGCCATCTCGAAGGCGATTCCTGCCTGACCCGGCTCGGCGAATCGCTGTCCGGCATCGCCGCCGACACCATGGGCTTTGCGGCGCGCTATGGCGGCGAGGAATTCTGCCTGCTGCTGCCCAACACCGACGTGATGCGCGCCGTCGGGATCGGCGAGCAGGTGCGCGCCGCCGTGCTCAAGCTCTGCCTGCCGCACATCACCTCCGCTCACATGATCGTCACTGTCTCGATCGGCGTCGCCGCAACTCGGCCGAACGAGAGCCTGCGCCCGGGCGACCTGATCGAAGCCGCCGACGCTGCGCTCTACGCGGCGAAACACCGCGGCCGCAACACTGTCGTGGAACACGGCATCGTGCGCATCGAAGATGGCGCGGGCGAGATCGCGATGGCGGGCTAG